The nucleotide window GGTGGAGAACACCGCCTTCCTGCCGCCCAAGACCGAGCGCGTGAAATGGGTGAACCACTTCGCGGGTCTGGACGAGGCGACGGGGGAAGAGGCGATTGCCGCCACCGTGGCCTTTGCCGAAATGGCGGGCTGGGGCACGGGCCACACGCAATACCGCCTGCGCGACTGGGGCCTTTCGCGCCAGCGGTATTGGGGTTGCCCGATTCCCGTGGTGCATTGCGACGCCTGCGGCGTGGTGCCGGAGAAGAAGGAAAACCTGCCCGTCGAATTGCCCTATGACGTGAGCTTCGACATCCCCGGCAACCCGCTCGACCGCCACCCGACGTGGCGCGACTGCGCCTGCCCGTCGTGTGGTGCGCCGGCCAAGCGCGAGACCGACACGATGGACACCTTCGTCGATTCGTCGTGGTATTTCGCCCGCTTCACCGCGCCGCGTGCGGACACGCCGACGGTCGCGGAGGATGTGGAGTACTGGATGAACGTCGATCAATACATCGGCGGCATCGAACACGCGATCCTGCACTTGCTCTATTCCCGGTTCTTCGCCCGCGCGATGAACATGACCGGCCACCTGCCGGAAAAATCGCGTGAGCCGTTCAATGCGCTGTTTACCCAAGGCATGGTGACGCACGCGATCTACAGGACGACGAGCGCCGAGGGGCGTCCGGTCTACCACTACCCCGAGCAGGTCGAGGCGCGGGAAGGCGGCGTATTCGTCAGGGAGACCGGCGAACAGGTCGAGGTCATCCCCTCCGCCAAGATGTCCAAGTCCAAGAACAACGTGGTCGACCCGCTGGCGATCATCGCGGACTTCGGGGCCGATACCGCGCGTTGGTTCGTCATGTCCGACAGCCCGCCCGAGCGCGATGTGGAATGGACCGCGTCGGGTGCCGAGGGCGCGTCCAAGCACTTGGCCCGCGTGTATCGGATCGTGTCGGACGTGGTAGACTCCACGGGCGAGGGCACGGGTGACGAGGACCTGCTGCGCGCGATGCACAAGACGATCAAGGCCGTGTCCGACGGGATCGAGGGCTTTGCCTTCAACACGTCCGTGGCGAAGCTCTATGGTTTCACCAACACCTTGCAGAAGTCCCAAGCCGGGGCCGAAGCCAAGAAGACCGCCGCCAAGACGCTCGCGCAGCTCATGTCGCCCATGACCCCGCACCTCGCGGAAGAGCTCTGGTCCATGCTCGGCGGCGAAGGCCTCGTCGCCGACGCCCCTTGGCCGAAGCTCGACGAGGCGATGCTGGTGGACGAGACCGTAACGCTGCCCATTCAGGTGAACGGCAAGCGGCGGGATGAGATCACCGTGCCCGCCGATATGGACAAGGCCGAGGTCGAGAAACTCGCGCTCGCGACCGAAGGCGTGCAGCGGGCATTGGACGGCAATCCGCCGAAGAAGGTGATCGTGGTGCCGGGGCGTATTGTGAACGTCGTGGCCTAGGGCCACAGTCGTCACATGAAGCTCAAACCCGCCGAGGCCGCGCGTTATTTCGCGAAACCCGATCCCGACAAGATGGGCGTGCTCATCTACGGGACCGACGCGATGCGCGTGGCGCTCAAGCGGCAGGAGTTGATCGAGAATCTGCTGGGCCCGACCTATGAACAGGACATGCGGCTCACCCGGATGACCGCCGGTGACCTCAAGTCCGATCCGACCCGGCTTCTCGACGCCATCAAGGAGATCGGCTTTTTCCCCGGTCCCCGCGCCGTCTTTGTCGAGGATATGACCGATCTTGCGGGCAAGGATCTGGGCAAATCGCTGGATGAATGGGTGCCGGGCGACGCCGCCGTGATCATTACGGGCGGGAACATGAAGCCGACCGGGGCGCTCCGGAAATATTTCGAGACGCATCCCAGCGCCTATGCCGTGGGCATCTATGACGACCCGCCGACGCGCGAGGAAATTCAGGCGGAACTCGGGAAAAAGGGCCTGACCAACATCGACCGCGAGGCGATGACGGATATCGAGGGGCTGTCGCGCACTCTGGACCCCGGCGATTTCCGCCAGACGATGGAGAAACTGTCGCTTTACAAGCTGGGCGATCCCGCGCCCGTCTCCCCCGCCGATGTGCTGGCCTGTGCGCCCGCCACGACGGAAGCCGAGTTGGACGACGTGCTCCACGCCACCGCCGAGGGTCGGGCGGGCGACCTTGGGCCGCTTCTCACCAAACTGGAGGCGCAGGGGCTGGAGCCCGTCCGCCTCGCCATTGCGATGACGATGCATTTTCGCACGCTCCACATGGCCGCCTCGGACCCCGAGGGGCCGGGCAAGGGCATCTTCCGCGCCCGTCCCCCGGTGCATTTCAAATCCCGCGACCGGATGATCCGGCAGGCCGGGCGCTGGGGCGTGAACAAGCTCGAATCGGCGCTCGACATGATCGTGGACGCCGACCTCACGCTGCGGTCCGCCTCCAAGGCACCCGGAATGGCGCTGATGGAGCGCACGCTCATTCGTCTGGCCTATATGGCGGGGCGCTGAACCTCACGTCACGCTTGCCCTGCTGCGCGACCCCGGCTTCCCTGCAGACAGGGAGGAACCGAAATGTATACCGTCTACGGCAAGACTGACACCCGCGCCTTTCGCGTGCTCTGGATGCTCGAGGAACTGGGCGAGGCCTATGACTTCGTGAAGACCGGACCGCAGTCCGAGGACGCCCGAGCCCGCAACCTTCTGGGCAAGGTCCCGGTGCTGGAGGTCGAGGGCGACAGCTTCGGCGATTCCGTCGCGATCATGCAGTTCCTCGCGGACAAACACGGGCGCTTCACCGCCCCCGCCGGCACCGTCGCGCGGGGCAAGCAGGACGCGGTCACGAATTTCATCAACGACGAAATGGATGCGCTTTTGTGGATGGGCACGCGCCATATGTTCATGCTGCCCGATGACCAGAAGATGCCCGAGATCCGCGGGCCGCTAAAGTGGGAATTCGCCCGCTCCATCGACCGGCTGGCCGGGTTCCTGGGCGACAGGCCCTTTCTCATGGGCGACGAGATGACCGTGCCCGACATCCTCGCGACTCACTGTGGAAACTGGGCCTTTGGCGCGAAATACCCGGTCGAGAACGAGGATGTGCTGGCCTATTTCAAACGGATGCGGTCGCGCGAGGCTTATCAGCGGGTCAAGGCACTGGGTTGAATCTCCCGCCCAGGATCAAGTTCGGTGCGCGATATCGAGTGCTTGGCGCGCGGCCGCGCGCCCGGTGGCGAAACAGGCGGTGAGCAGGTAACCCCCCGTCGGGGCCTCCCAATCAAGCATCTCGCCGCAGGTCAAGACGCCGGGGAGCGCACGAAGCACATAGCCGTCGAGCGCGCCGGCTGGGACCCCCCCGGCGGTCGAAATCGCCTCGTCCATCGGTCGAAGACCGCCGTGGGCCACCGGGAGTGCTTTCACCAGCCCCGCCAAAGCCGCGCCTTCGGGCAGGGGCCGCGCGAATTCCATGAGAAGCGCGAGCCGCACCGGATCAAGGCGCAGGGTCTTGCGCAGATGGGCGGTAACGGTCGCCTTGCCGCGCGGCTTGGCCAGCCGGGCGGCGACCTCGTCAAGGGTCCAGTCCGGACAAAGATCGAGCGTCAGGGGCGCACCCTCCCGCACCGCGCGCGACACGGCGTAGATGGCAGAGCCTTCAAGCCCGCGCGCAGAGACGACGAACTCGCCACGGACGTCGGTCTGGCCGGCGGTGAGCCGCGCCACCTTGACCGGTGCGCCAAAATGTCTGGCCATATGGGGCGACCAGTCCACTACCAGCCCGGCGTTCGCGGGTTGGAACGGCACGATCTCGACACCGCGCTCATCCAGCCATGGAACCCAAGACGCATCAGACCCCAGCCGCGCCCAGCTCGCCCCGCCCAGCGCCAGAATGACCCGCTCCGCGCGGATCGTGCGCTCACCTTTGGGGGTCTCGAAACGCCAGACATCGTCCCCAAACCCCGCCCAGCGCCAACGCGTGCGGATCGTGACCCCGTCCAGCCCGGCGAGCCAGGCCCGCAGAAGGGGGGAGCCTTTCATCGAGACCGGGAAAACCCGACCTGACGAGCCGGTGAAGACCGGCTGCCCCAGCCCGCGCGCCCAATCCGCGACCGCCTCGGGGCCGAAGTCCGCGACTGCCTCGCGCACCAAACCCGCGCAACTTCCGTGGAACTGCGCCTGGAAGGAGTCGAGCGGTTCGTCCTTGGTCAGGTTCAGACCGCTCTTGCCCGCCATCAGGAATTTTCGCGCAACGGTGGGCTTGGCTTCACAGAGCACGACGGACAGGCCGGCACGGGCCAACTCGCCCGCGGCCATCAGCCCCGCGGGCCCGCCTCCGATCACCAGCGCTTGGCAAATCTCGTCCGTCATCCCACGTTCCCTGCATGGAAACGCCCGCCGACACAAGCACGCCCGTCTGTCCGCTTTGCGGCCGCCCGATCCCGCCCGGCGTGCCGCAGTCGCGCCATCACCTCGTGCCGCGGCTCAAGGGCGGGCGGGAGACGGTGCTCTTGCACCACATCTGCCACAAGGAAATCCACGCGACGCTCTGCGAAGCCGAGATCGCGCGTGACTACGACACACCGGAAAAGCTCCTGACCCATCCGCGCCTCGCGAAGTTCGCGGCCTGGGTCGCGAAACGGCCGGTCGACTTCCTGTCGCGCACGCCGGGCGGACACAGGCGCAGACATTAGGCGGCGTGCCTTCGCTCCTGCCAGGCAAGCGCCTGACGCAGCGCATCGGCAAGGGGCGTCGCCGTGAAGTCGGGTGCAAGTTCAGCCAACCGCCCACCGTCGAGTGCATGAGGCAGCGACCAGAGATAGCGCATCTCGAAGACGCCGCGCAGCATCGGCACGACCGGCTGAGCCAGGCGCAGTGGCAGCCATTGGAAGGGCTTCACGGCGATCGGACGGCCCAGCGCCTGCGACATCGCGCGGGCAAGGTCGTTGCCTGACAGCGTGTAGCCGGGAAAAGGCACGTCCTCGCGGTCGGTCAGCCGGTCTGCCGCTTCAGCCAGTGCGACGGCGGCCCGCGCCGCATCCGGGAGGAAAGCCCAGGCATGGGGAACGTCCAGCGCACCGGGATAACGGATGAAGCCTTTGGGGGCCGTCGCCGCGATGTGACTGTCGAACCAGTTGCCGCCATTCTCGGTGTCTATGAAGTCGCCGCAGCGAAGAATCGTCAGTTTCGCACCGTGGCGAGCGTAGGTCGCCTCGGCCGCGCGGCGCAGTCGGCCAAGGGGGTTCTCGGCCCGATGCGGTGTGTCCGTGGTCCAAGGCATGCCCTGACCGGGACCGTAGACATAGACGTTGCCCGGCAGGATCACCCGCGCCCCAGTGGCAGCGGCCGCACGGGCGACACGGTCATGAAGCGGGACCAGGTGATCGGCCCAAAGGTGGTAGCCGACGGGATTCCAGCCCATGAGCACCGCGTCGGCCTCGCGCATCTTCGCCGTCAGGTCTTCGGTGGCTCGGTCAAAGGGCCGCACGGTCCAGCCGGCTTCGGTGAAAGCCTTGGTGGCATGGCGGCCGAACTTGCCGGTGCCGCCGAGGATGAGGATGGTCTTGGTCATGACGGTCTCCTTTCCGGTGGTCATGACGCAGCTTGTCCCTACGCGCTTCGTATAGGAATTGCCAGAAAGCGGATGTCTGCTATTCATGGGTGAATGGAAAACCCCTTGTCCCAGATCGACTGGACCCTGATCCGCGCTTTCCTCGCCGTCGCAGAAGAGGGTTCGCTCTCTGCCGCCGCGCGGGTCCTGTCGGCAAGCCAGCCAACGCTCGGGCGGCAAGTGCGCGACATGGAACAGGCGCTGGCCGTCGAGCTTTTCTGTCGTCACGCCAAGGGCCTGAGCCTGACCGACATCGGTCATCGGATCTTTCCTGCGGCCCAGGCGATGCGCGATGCGGCGGGAGAAATCGCCCTGATTGCCGCAGGCGAGGACGACCGCGCGTCGGGCACGGTGCGGCTCACGGCGAGCGTCATCGTCGCGCATTTCGTGCTGCCGCCGATCCTTGCCCGGTTGCGGGACACGGAGCCGGGGATCGAGATCGACCTCGTCGCGACCGACGCGAGCGAGAACCTTCTGTTCCGCGAAGCCGACATCGCCGTGCGAATGTATCGCCCGGAGCAACTCGACGTGGTGACTCGGCATGTCTGCGACCTGCCCCTGGGGATCTTCGCGGCGACGAGCTATCTCGACCGGCGGGGGCGGCCGGAGACCGTCGAAGACATGCTGAACCACGACTGGGTCGGCTATGACCGCTCGGACCTGATGATCCGGGGTATGCGAGAGATGGGCTGGCCGGTTACGCGCGACTTCTTCGCGACGCGGACGGATGATCAGGCCGGAAACTGGCAACTCGTCGCGGCGGGCTGCGGCATCGGGATCGCGCAGGTGGCCACGGGCCAGTCCGATCCGAGGGTCGAGCGGCTGTTTCCCGAGATGGGGCTCCCCGCCCTGCCCGTCTGGCTCACCGCGCATGAGGCGATGCGCCGGGTCCCGCGGGTGAGCCGGGTCTGGGACGCGCTGGCCGAAGGCATCCCGGCGACCGTCCGGAGCCCCAGCGTTTCTTGACCCTTCCGTCCGGTCAGGATACCCCACCGCGGACAGTCATTCAGAAGGACAACGCCCATGAGCATCGGCTCTCTCCTCATCCTCCCCGGCGACGGGATCGGCCCGGAAGTCATGGCCGAAGTGAAGCGCATCATCGACTGGTTCGGTGACAAGCGCGACCTCCGCTTCGACGTGTCCGAGGACCTCGTCGGCGGGGCCGCCTATGACGCGCATGGCACACCGCTGCACGACGACACGATGGCCAAGGCGCAGGAGGTGGACGCGGTTCTGCTGGGGGCCGTGGGCGGCCCGAAATACGACGTGCTGAATTTCAGCGTGAAACCCGAGCGTGGTCTCCTGCGCCTGCGCAAGGAGATGGACCTGTTCTCGAACCTGCGCCCGGCCCAGTGTTTCGACGCGCTCGCCGATTTCTCGTCGCTCAAACGCGACGTGATCGCGGGCCTCGACATCATGATCGTGCGCGAGCTGACCTCGGGCGTCTATTTCGGCGAGCCGCGCGGGATCTTTACCGAAAACAACGAACGCGTGGGCATCAACACCCAGCGCTATACCGAGAGCGAGATCGACCGCGTGGCGCGGTCCGCCTTTGAACTTGCCATGAAGCGCGGCAAGCGGCTGTGTTCCATGGAAAAGGCCAACGTGATGGAATCGGGCATCCTGTGGCGCGAAGTCGTCACCGAAGTCGCCAAGGATTACCCCGAGGTCGAGCTGTCGCATATGTATGCCGACGCCGGTGGCATGCAGCTTGCCCGCTGGCCCAAACAGTTCGACGTGATCGTGACCGACAACCTCTTTGGCGACCTGCTGTCCGACGTGGCCGCGATGCTGACGGGTTCGCTCGGCATGCTGCCGTCGGCCTCGCTCGGCCTGCCGATGGCGAACGGCCGTCCCAAGGCGCTTTATGAGCCGGTGCATGGCTCGGCCCCCGATATCGCGGGTCAGGGCAAGGCGAACCCGATCGCCTGCATCCTGTCGTTCTCGATGGCGCTGCGCTATTCCTTCGATCTGGGCGACGAAGCCGACCGTCTGGAAAAGGCCATCGAGGATGTGCTGGCCGATGGTGTGCGCACCGCGGACCTTTTGGGCCAGGAGGGCGTCACACCCGTTTCGACCAGCGGCATGGGCGACGCGATCCTCGCCAAGCTCGACGCGAGCCTCTGATCCGACCAATGACCCTGAAGCCGCGCGACTCCCTCGCGCGGCTTTCTTCTTGCGTCGGTCATGGACCTGGCACCACCGGCCAAATACGCATCACTTGGCCGATTGCCGCCTCGCATTTGATCGGTTCCCCCATGCGGGGTTGAACAATCCGAAGGGTCTGCGCGATACCGTCAGGTAGAATGGAGACCCCATGAACCTGTCCGGCCCACTTCTCGCGCTTCTGGCGTTCGGCATCTATGCGACCCACGACGCCGTCATCAAGGTGCTGGGCGGAACCTATTCGCCGTTTCAGCTCATCTTCTTTTCGACGCTGTTCTCATTCCCGCTCGTGACCTTCATGCTGATGAAGGACGCGACGCCCGGCAACCTCCGGCCCGTGCATCCCTGGTGGACACTGGCACGCACGCTTTCTGCCTCGCTCACCGGCTTCACGGCCTTTTATGCATTCTCGGTTCTCCCGCTGGCGCAGGTCTATGTGCTGCTCTTCGCCTCGCCGCTCCTGATTACCCTGCTGTCAATCCCCATGCTGGGCGAACGGGTAGGCCCGCATCGGCTGTTCGCCGTCGTGCTCGGGCTGATCGGGGTGCTGGTCGTGTTGCGACCGGGGGCGACGGAACTGACGCTCGGCCATATCGCGGGCCTCACCTCGGCGGTCGGCAATGCGGTGGCGAGCGTCATCGTGCGCAAGATCGGCAAGGATGAACGCCCGGTGGTCCTGATGCTCTATCCGATGGCCTCGAACTTCCTGATCATGGGGAGCCTCCTTGCTTTCGTCTATGTGCCGATGCCGATCCAGCACCTAGGCGGGCTCGGCCTCGTGTCACTCCTTGGATTCGTCGCGGGATTGGTGCTGATCGCCGCCTACCGCAACGGCGACGCGGCCATCGTCGCGCCAATGCAGTATTCCCAGATCATATGGGCCAGCCTCTTCGGACTGTTCCTCTTCGGCGAAAGTGTGGACAGGGCCACGATGATCGGCGCGGGAATCATCATTCTGTCGGGGCTTTACATCCTCTTTCGCGAGGTTCGGCTGGGCGCAAGGTCGCAAACTCCTGTGTTGCGCACAAGGTCGCGCGGGGCCACGGCGGCGTCCTTCCGCATCTCGCCCATCCTGCACCGCAGAAGCCGGCGCGAAGCGGCAGAATAACCACTTGCCAAGGCGCCCGTGCTGGGCTATCCCGCCCGCCACGGTCGGAGCGTAGCTCAGCCTGGTAGAGCACTGTCTTCGGGAGGCAGGGGCCGGAGGTTCGAATCCTCTCGCTCCGACCAATAAAACAAGGCGCCTTCGGGCGCCTTTGTTGTTTTCTGGGCCCCACATATCTGGGGACCGTCCCAGATATGCATCGTATCAGGTCGGTCAGACCTGACAGATGGCCGCGTTCCAAACAAAAAGCCCGCGCGAGTCGGCTCGCACGGGCTGGTCCCTGAATCGAATGTGACGTCCTATTTGGCCGGCTTACCCATCCTGTTCGCTGCACCAACGGCGGTGAACATGTGATTAGGATGGTGGTGTGCATAGACGCGCTGAAGTGTGTCAAGCGACACGCCAAAGAAGCCTGATACGTGCCAAACGTCAGCGCCGCCTTGCATCGCCTAGGTGATAGCGGTGTGCCTCAGGGTATGAGGCGTGACTTCGGGAAGCCCGGCTCGTTGGCGAACCGCCTCCCAGTCGTTCTTGATGTTCACCACGCCCGCGCCTTCGATCTCGACGACCCACTGGGATCCATTGGCGTGCCAGCGATTGAGATGTGCATGCAGGAGCGACGGCAAGGCTACGGGGGGAGCCTGTTTCATCCGCGACCATGAGCTTGGCATCCGGCGCTACTGGTCGCTCTTTTTCTGCGAGGTAGATCCGGAGTGCCTTTTCAGCTGATCCGCTATCGTCTGTGCCCGTTGAGAACTCATTCTTGCCGTCTCGGATGACGTAGACGGCCTTTCGCGACCCCTTGGCTTTGCGAAAGTAGAGCTTGGGGCCTTTGGATTTACGCGGCATTGTTCGATCAGTTCCTTCAGTTTATCTGCTTCAATCCGACGGGTCTTGCGGATGCTCACGGTGAACCCGTGTTCATCAGCAGCAGCACAGAGATCCGTCTTGGGAATACCGAGGAGCTTCGCGGCATCCTCGAATTTCAGCAGAATGGGTGTCATGTGATGTGCTCGATGCGTGGTTCTAATTGGCGTCCCATAGGAACTAAGGAAAATGTCACGCCATCCAAAACGGCAAACCGAAAAAAGTTCTCGGTTCTCCGTAAGCTTTTGACATATTGGGGGATTTTTCTCAGG belongs to Maritimibacter sp. DP1N21-5 and includes:
- the holA gene encoding DNA polymerase III subunit delta, encoding MKLKPAEAARYFAKPDPDKMGVLIYGTDAMRVALKRQELIENLLGPTYEQDMRLTRMTAGDLKSDPTRLLDAIKEIGFFPGPRAVFVEDMTDLAGKDLGKSLDEWVPGDAAVIITGGNMKPTGALRKYFETHPSAYAVGIYDDPPTREEIQAELGKKGLTNIDREAMTDIEGLSRTLDPGDFRQTMEKLSLYKLGDPAPVSPADVLACAPATTEAELDDVLHATAEGRAGDLGPLLTKLEAQGLEPVRLAIAMTMHFRTLHMAASDPEGPGKGIFRARPPVHFKSRDRMIRQAGRWGVNKLESALDMIVDADLTLRSASKAPGMALMERTLIRLAYMAGR
- a CDS encoding LysR family transcriptional regulator → MSQIDWTLIRAFLAVAEEGSLSAAARVLSASQPTLGRQVRDMEQALAVELFCRHAKGLSLTDIGHRIFPAAQAMRDAAGEIALIAAGEDDRASGTVRLTASVIVAHFVLPPILARLRDTEPGIEIDLVATDASENLLFREADIAVRMYRPEQLDVVTRHVCDLPLGIFAATSYLDRRGRPETVEDMLNHDWVGYDRSDLMIRGMREMGWPVTRDFFATRTDDQAGNWQLVAAGCGIGIAQVATGQSDPRVERLFPEMGLPALPVWLTAHEAMRRVPRVSRVWDALAEGIPATVRSPSVS
- a CDS encoding TIGR03862 family flavoprotein, which gives rise to MTDEICQALVIGGGPAGLMAAGELARAGLSVVLCEAKPTVARKFLMAGKSGLNLTKDEPLDSFQAQFHGSCAGLVREAVADFGPEAVADWARGLGQPVFTGSSGRVFPVSMKGSPLLRAWLAGLDGVTIRTRWRWAGFGDDVWRFETPKGERTIRAERVILALGGASWARLGSDASWVPWLDERGVEIVPFQPANAGLVVDWSPHMARHFGAPVKVARLTAGQTDVRGEFVVSARGLEGSAIYAVSRAVREGAPLTLDLCPDWTLDEVAARLAKPRGKATVTAHLRKTLRLDPVRLALLMEFARPLPEGAALAGLVKALPVAHGGLRPMDEAISTAGGVPAGALDGYVLRALPGVLTCGEMLDWEAPTGGYLLTACFATGRAAARQALDIAHRT
- the leuS gene encoding leucine--tRNA ligase translates to MSRYDASSIEPKWQKAWEEAGTFAATRDPSKDKFYVLEMFPYPSGRIHMGHVRNYTMGDVVARYKRNMGFSVLHPMGWDAFGMPAENAAMATGGHPKDWTYKNIEEMKSQMKPMGWSLDWSRELATCDPEYYGQQQALFLDFLEKGLVYRKNAVVNWDPVDMTVLANEQVIDGKGWRSGADVERRELTQWFFKISDYSDELLSALDGLKDWPEKVRLMQANWIGKSQGLRFAFERLDGGDPIEVYTTRPDTLMGASFVGISADHPLAKDLAASDPKIAEFAALCRKGGTTAAELETAEKLGMDTGLRVKHPLDPNWELPVWIANFILMDYGTGAIFGSAAHDQRDLDFARKYGLPVIDTFFDLKDPKPVENTAFLPPKTERVKWVNHFAGLDEATGEEAIAATVAFAEMAGWGTGHTQYRLRDWGLSRQRYWGCPIPVVHCDACGVVPEKKENLPVELPYDVSFDIPGNPLDRHPTWRDCACPSCGAPAKRETDTMDTFVDSSWYFARFTAPRADTPTVAEDVEYWMNVDQYIGGIEHAILHLLYSRFFARAMNMTGHLPEKSREPFNALFTQGMVTHAIYRTTSAEGRPVYHYPEQVEAREGGVFVRETGEQVEVIPSAKMSKSKNNVVDPLAIIADFGADTARWFVMSDSPPERDVEWTASGAEGASKHLARVYRIVSDVVDSTGEGTGDEDLLRAMHKTIKAVSDGIEGFAFNTSVAKLYGFTNTLQKSQAGAEAKKTAAKTLAQLMSPMTPHLAEELWSMLGGEGLVADAPWPKLDEAMLVDETVTLPIQVNGKRRDEITVPADMDKAEVEKLALATEGVQRALDGNPPKKVIVVPGRIVNVVA
- the leuB gene encoding 3-isopropylmalate dehydrogenase; amino-acid sequence: MSIGSLLILPGDGIGPEVMAEVKRIIDWFGDKRDLRFDVSEDLVGGAAYDAHGTPLHDDTMAKAQEVDAVLLGAVGGPKYDVLNFSVKPERGLLRLRKEMDLFSNLRPAQCFDALADFSSLKRDVIAGLDIMIVRELTSGVYFGEPRGIFTENNERVGINTQRYTESEIDRVARSAFELAMKRGKRLCSMEKANVMESGILWREVVTEVAKDYPEVELSHMYADAGGMQLARWPKQFDVIVTDNLFGDLLSDVAAMLTGSLGMLPSASLGLPMANGRPKALYEPVHGSAPDIAGQGKANPIACILSFSMALRYSFDLGDEADRLEKAIEDVLADGVRTADLLGQEGVTPVSTSGMGDAILAKLDASL
- a CDS encoding epimerase, with protein sequence MTKTILILGGTGKFGRHATKAFTEAGWTVRPFDRATEDLTAKMREADAVLMGWNPVGYHLWADHLVPLHDRVARAAAATGARVILPGNVYVYGPGQGMPWTTDTPHRAENPLGRLRRAAEATYARHGAKLTILRCGDFIDTENGGNWFDSHIAATAPKGFIRYPGALDVPHAWAFLPDAARAAVALAEAADRLTDREDVPFPGYTLSGNDLARAMSQALGRPIAVKPFQWLPLRLAQPVVPMLRGVFEMRYLWSLPHALDGGRLAELAPDFTATPLADALRQALAWQERRHAA
- a CDS encoding HNH endonuclease gives rise to the protein METPADTSTPVCPLCGRPIPPGVPQSRHHLVPRLKGGRETVLLHHICHKEIHATLCEAEIARDYDTPEKLLTHPRLAKFAAWVAKRPVDFLSRTPGGHRRRH
- a CDS encoding DMT family transporter, with the protein product MNLSGPLLALLAFGIYATHDAVIKVLGGTYSPFQLIFFSTLFSFPLVTFMLMKDATPGNLRPVHPWWTLARTLSASLTGFTAFYAFSVLPLAQVYVLLFASPLLITLLSIPMLGERVGPHRLFAVVLGLIGVLVVLRPGATELTLGHIAGLTSAVGNAVASVIVRKIGKDERPVVLMLYPMASNFLIMGSLLAFVYVPMPIQHLGGLGLVSLLGFVAGLVLIAAYRNGDAAIVAPMQYSQIIWASLFGLFLFGESVDRATMIGAGIIILSGLYILFREVRLGARSQTPVLRTRSRGATAASFRISPILHRRSRREAAE
- a CDS encoding glutathione S-transferase family protein, which encodes MYTVYGKTDTRAFRVLWMLEELGEAYDFVKTGPQSEDARARNLLGKVPVLEVEGDSFGDSVAIMQFLADKHGRFTAPAGTVARGKQDAVTNFINDEMDALLWMGTRHMFMLPDDQKMPEIRGPLKWEFARSIDRLAGFLGDRPFLMGDEMTVPDILATHCGNWAFGAKYPVENEDVLAYFKRMRSREAYQRVKALG